AAATGCGCATGGCTACACAAATTCAGGCCGATCTGCTTCCGAAGGAAATACCGCACCTTGCGCGATACCAGCTTACGGGTATAAGCATCCCGGCCAAGTCGGTGGGTGGAGATTATTACGACTTTATAAAAATGGATGAATCGGAATTAGCCTTCTGTATTGCAGACGTCTCGGGCAAGGGAATGCCGGCGGCACTTCTAATGGCAAATATTCAGGCCTCAATAAGGGGACAGGCTTTCTACAGGGCACAATGCCGCGAGGCGGTTTCTTTTACAAATAACCTGCTTTATGCCTCAACGGATCCGTCAAAATACGCAACACTCTGCTACTGCATTCTTGATACAAAAAGCCACACCTTAAGCTTCTGCAACGCTGGCCATAACCCTCCTTTTCTTTTTTCCCCGGGGAAAGAATGCTTAAGACTTACCGAAGGAGGCATTGTCGCGGGCATGATACCGGGCTTCCCTTATACCGGCAGCCATGCTGAAATAAGCCCGGGAAGCGTGCTTGTACTTTTTACTGACGGTGTTACCGAAGCGATGAATACAAGGGAGGAGGAATTTGGTGAAGAAAGGCTTATTCAGATAATAAGCCGTTCATTAGATGACAATGCAGAGAATATTCTTCACAATATTCTTTCTGAAGTAAACCTGTTTACAAAAGGCACTGAGCAGTTTGACGACATTACGCTTCTGGTAATTAAAAGAATGAAGTAGCTTATTGCATCTTTAAAACAGCACCGGCTTTAGCCGATAGTTTCATAAACTCAGGATCATTCTTGACAGGATCCAGGCGCGGATCCAGCATTAGCATTGCGAGGCCCATGTCGTACGGGTTATCAAGTGACCTTTTAAGGCATTCTATGGCCTGCTTATTTTCACCAAGAAGAATATATGTGTAAGCCCTGTCAATGTGATAGCGCCCCTGGAAAGAACTGTCTATTCTTCCAAGCTCCCTGAGCGCTTTTTCCTTTTCACCTGATCCCGCAAAGGCAATGGCAACTGAAAGCGGAACGCGCGAACGTTCATTGTGGTTCAGCTCTTCTTTTGCAAAGCTCACGCGTGCCGAATCGAAATTTACCCTCGCTTCATCAAACCTGTTAAGTGCTCTTAGTGCAATTGTGCGGAGGATAAACCTCTCGCGGTATTCCCAGTTATTAAGTACCGCAAGGGCATTTAAGTAGTCTCTCCTGTATAAGTAATTGTAGAATTTCATTACTGTTATGTAGTACGGAAATGTCCTGATATACCTTTCCCCTTCTTTTAGCACACCTTCTCCGCTTTTCAGGTCACCAAGCCCTAAAGCCAGTGCGCGGAATTTGATGCCGTACCCCTCACCGCTTTCAGGATCGGCGGAAATAAACACGTCTGCCCACCTGGCAGATTCTTTATAGCGGTGCAGATAAAAGTTATCCCACGCCAGGCTTGAGATTCCGGGGCTCCATTTGGGATTCAGCGCGTAGATTTTCGTGTCTATACGGAGAGAGTTCCCGGCATCCCCTATAATTGAATACAGCATTGACATAAGATACAATACGTCAATATTATTAGGCCTGGCTTTATCTGCTTTTTCCAGCTCCTCAATTGCCGCTTTCTTGTCATCCTTATACAGGAAGAGGTAATTTCCTTTTGCCATCAGGACTTCATGCCTGGATGGTGCCAGCTCCATCGCCTTATTTAAGGCCCGCTCATTTTTGGCTATTATGATATTCTTTTGCTTTTTCATTGAAGCAGGCAGATCGGTTAATACTGTAGTGTATGCCATCGACTGATATGCATATGCAAGCGTAAATGTTGTATCCAGTTTGCAGGCCTCTTCAAACATCTCAGCCGCTTTCAGGTTTCCGGCGTAGTCGAAAGAAGAATTCCAGTAGAACTTCCCTTTCTGAAAGTACTCATAAGCCGCCAGACTTTTTGTATCCTGTGTCTCTATTGAACGTTTCTCCTCGCTTCCCAGACTCACCTCAAGAGCCGAGGCAATCTTCTGCGCGATATCGCTTTGTATAGAAAAGATGTCGCCGTACTG
This genomic window from Ignavibacteria bacterium contains:
- a CDS encoding SpoIIE family protein phosphatase, translating into MDKFQQLEEENRHLKSSLEELSILNEIATAVNSTLSLDRIIGLIVQKCIKHLKAEQASVMLLGKEHDETAFKTMIRKTDHSVYSFAYHLDDQITGWILSSKKSLIINDFPNDKRFFRTRQESLSICNLISVPLFFKGDMTGIISVFNKKDSEHFTPDDERLLSIIAAQSAQIIENARLLKEEQTLMSMLEEMRMATQIQADLLPKEIPHLARYQLTGISIPAKSVGGDYYDFIKMDESELAFCIADVSGKGMPAALLMANIQASIRGQAFYRAQCREAVSFTNNLLYASTDPSKYATLCYCILDTKSHTLSFCNAGHNPPFLFSPGKECLRLTEGGIVAGMIPGFPYTGSHAEISPGSVLVLFTDGVTEAMNTREEEFGEERLIQIISRSLDDNAENILHNILSEVNLFTKGTEQFDDITLLVIKRMK
- a CDS encoding protein kinase, with the translated sequence MTVGSTISHYQITGKLGSGGMGVVYKAEDTKLHRTVALKFLPAELSCDEEAKQRFMLEAQAASSLQHNNICTIHEIEETGEGQIFICMDCYEGDTLDKAMRGRHFEIDEALDIILQAAYGLEKAHHKGIVHRDIKPSNIFLTEDKVVKILDFGLAKLSGSSIVNTKLGTTIGTIAYMSPEQARGDKVDERTDIWSLGVVFYQMLSGQLPFRGDYDQAVIYSILNQEPEALNKMTDNVPLGVQAFVEKCLSKDPAERFKNMDEVIAGLKELKHGGTYTEVSKAIKPKVNNKILLLSAAALILALAIIFYFIRNKTASADIVSIAVLPFHPITASEEDKGFAEGIHDDILTQLSKIRGMQVIARTSVMQYQNTDKPVRQIASELGVGVVLEGSTRRSGDKIRVTATLIDAETEKNLWADSYDRQYGDIFSIQSDIAQKIASALEVSLGSEEKRSIETQDTKSLAAYEYFQKGKFYWNSSFDYAGNLKAAEMFEEACKLDTTFTLAYAYQSMAYTTVLTDLPASMKKQKNIIIAKNERALNKAMELAPSRHEVLMAKGNYLFLYKDDKKAAIEELEKADKARPNNIDVLYLMSMLYSIIGDAGNSLRIDTKIYALNPKWSPGISSLAWDNFYLHRYKESARWADVFISADPESGEGYGIKFRALALGLGDLKSGEGVLKEGERYIRTFPYYITVMKFYNYLYRRDYLNALAVLNNWEYRERFILRTIALRALNRFDEARVNFDSARVSFAKEELNHNERSRVPLSVAIAFAGSGEKEKALRELGRIDSSFQGRYHIDRAYTYILLGENKQAIECLKRSLDNPYDMGLAMLMLDPRLDPVKNDPEFMKLSAKAGAVLKMQ